CAAGGGAACCGATTACCAGTGCAAAGAGCGGAGATAAAGTAAATTCACTTATAAATACTGTAGCTACGGCTGCACCTACCGAGCACATCAACGCGTTTGAGGGTGGTTCCCCCGATACCGCTTTGTTATATATTCTGTGCGGAAACATCATTTGGGGAGCTAACTGGACCTGTGAGTTTGGATTACTCTGGGATCCGACATCGGATTCGAGGTCTTCTGAGGCACCTGCAATGGTTGCAGCTACGCCAATAAGTGCCAGCACTCCCATGCCTATGAGTGGTTCCATTTATTTTCCTCCTTTATAGTTATTAACATGTTAATAAGCTGGATTCAAAAACGTTATACATTTTTTTAAAATCGTCTGCCACATCATTGCAAATAAAAATGATGATGACGAGCGTTAAATTTTGGATTAGAGGGATCATTCATAAACCTTTCGAAATAAGGGTGCTTTTAAAATATTATTATAATATTATATAATATACAATCAATTTTATAAGATGCAGTGCACCGGTTAAAATAAACAAAATCCTATATATATAAAAAAAAATAAATTCTACTTTATTCAGTATCATATAAAGATTCCGATTCTTACTAATGAATTTTTTTATTTAATTTTACTAATATAATAATTATTTTTATAATAATAAGTTATCCTGATGTGGTTTTTATATTGTCAAATTTTATCTAATGTGCAGCTCTCCAATTTCCTTCATTTCTTCAGAGGACAAAAAGGACATTTTTCTGCTTCAAAAAATTTGAATTATTTTTTATTGTTCTTCTCTTCAGTGGAAATATATTCTTATGGACAAATCTGTATATTTATTCAGAAACTATTAATTAATTCTTTTGAAAAGAAGGGCGGGTAACAATTTATTATATATAAATATGTTGGCTATTTTCCCGTTTTTATAGAGATTTAAAGCCTTTTGCCTCGGGTTAAATACAAATATCATCTTTTTTTCATTCGGTGCTCAAACATCTCCATTAATTTTAACAGTCTGCAATATACTGGTTGTTACAGGCCCCGCAAAAGAATTTTATATTTTGTCTCCTTGCTTAATGCGTGATCTTCGGAGCTTCATCCTTTGCTGGTTCCCTTAAGGAACTAAAGGAAAATGTAAGGTCTATAGAATTATATGTCCCTAAACTGGGAATTTACAATGGTTCGGCACTTGAAAAGAAAGAGCTTGAACGTATCCTTGACGAAATGTCAGCATACTATTTCGCAGGCACTGTTCACGCCCCCTATTCTGCAGCAGATCCTAAGTACCCTGCAGCTCTGCAGGTGGATACTGCAAAAATGGGGGACAGAGAGTTTACTCTCCTTGAAGAGTCCATGGCAATTGCAAACAGGATAGGAGCTCATGTAGTGGTGCTGCACCCTGGGAGGGTTGGACCCGATAGAGAAAAATCCTTTGCTTCGATGGTCAATAATCTTCGATTTCTTGCCTCTTTGGCTGAAGACTATGGAGTTATGCTGGGGCTTGAAAATAAGGAAGGTACAGACCCCTCGAACTTTTGCTGCGAAGCAGAAGAACTTTCCCGGACCATTGAAATTGTGGACTCAGATTATCTTAAAGCTACCTTTGATATCGGGCATGCGAATCTCACCTGTGGGGGTGACTCTGAAAAACTCAAGATGTTTATCCGGACCCTGCAAAAACATATTATTCATCTTCATCTGCATGATAACAGTGGGCAGTGGACAGAAAAATATGATGGGGACGAGCATATGGCGCCAGGAAAGGGATGTGTCGATTTTTCGGTCCTTAAACTGCTTTCCGAATACAGGGGTGTCTACAATCTTGAAGTATTTTCCCTGGAAGATGTTCAGTTTGGAAAAAAAATCATTGAGAAAGCTCTTTATTAATATTAATATTTAATATTAATATTAAACCTCATAATTGCTCTCTCTAAAAAAATTAATGGGCTGGTTCGGTTAAGAACCTCAGCCTTCTCAAGGCTTCTACTTTTCTTAATTAATCCTTTTTTAGTAAAAGTCCAGATTAACCCCTTTCTGGCCAAGCACTTTTTTCAGCTCTTCATAAGCTGTGAAAAGCTCTTTTCTCTGCCTTTCAACGGTTTCAAGTTTTGGTTCGGCTTTGAGCCAGATATCCCTTTCTTCGCTTCCCCTTGTAACAGCGACGCAGGCAAGCATATCCCCGTGGGTCAGCCTGTATATGGAATCAAGCCCGGTTGGAGTAACCCATGCCGGAGAACTGGTTTTCAGCCTTTCTACAAGTTCGTGCCAGCTGAGAGTCCCTGAAGCCCGGAGGTTAAGCTGAAGGTGGGTGCGTTCCCCTGCAACTTTCTCATCAATGTTTTTGAGGAAAGCATTGTATGAGGGGTCTGCCTCACTGATATCACGTGCCTCGTAGCGAGCAAGCTCTTCTGCTTCCTCTTCGA
The Methanosarcina sp. WWM596 DNA segment above includes these coding regions:
- a CDS encoding sugar phosphate isomerase/epimerase, with the translated sequence MIFGASSFAGSLKELKENVRSIELYVPKLGIYNGSALEKKELERILDEMSAYYFAGTVHAPYSAADPKYPAALQVDTAKMGDREFTLLEESMAIANRIGAHVVVLHPGRVGPDREKSFASMVNNLRFLASLAEDYGVMLGLENKEGTDPSNFCCEAEELSRTIEIVDSDYLKATFDIGHANLTCGGDSEKLKMFIRTLQKHIIHLHLHDNSGQWTEKYDGDEHMAPGKGCVDFSVLKLLSEYRGVYNLEVFSLEDVQFGKKIIEKALY